The window TCTCATTTACGTTATCATTTGGGCGAGGGAGGCGATAATTAAATTTGAATGAATATTAAAAAATGTGACTGCAATCTCATTTGTTATTAAATAAGGACTTGCAATATTTTATCGGTTGTTAAATTAACGAATTTTAATTTAGTGGTTTTTGTTTTCATTTATTTAACATTTAAAGGCAGTGCAAGGGATTAATGTTCTGAAAATAATGGAAAATAACCCTGTTTATTTACACCTGAGATTTTAAACAAAATAAGCAACTCGGTTAATTTAAAGAGAAAATGACACGAAAAGAATAATCCGCCTCCTTTCGGCCTGCCGGGCAGGTTGCCAAATAAAAATAATTATCATTTAATTTATTTTATTGATTATTTGGGGGCCGTTAATGAACATCGATTTGACGCCGTATTATGCCGAGCCCGGTGAGCAGCCTTTTAGCGCCCGACGTATGGCAATGCCTTGGCGCAACCATGTGCCACTTTCACCAGAACAGATTCCGGCCGGTTGGCAGGCGCTGAAACAGCAAATCGTGCCTGCGCGTAAACGTCTGCTCTATTTGCATATTCCTTTCTGCGCGACGCATTGCACGTTCTGTGGTTTTTACCAGAACAAACTGCGTGATGACAGCACGGCGACCTATACCCGCTACCTGTTGCAGGAACTGGCGATGGAGGCGGACAGCCCGCTGCACCAGTCTGCGCCCATTCATGCGGTGTACTTTGGCGGTGGCACGCCAACGGCGCTGGCAGCCGATGAGTTGTCGCAAATTATTCGTGCGATCCGCACCTCACTGCCGCTGGCGCCAGACTGTGAAATCACGGTAGAAGGGCGGGCGATGGATTTTGATGATGAGCGGATCGATGCCTGTCTGGATGCGGGAGCGAACCGCTTCTCCATTGGGATTCAGACGTTTGATACCCGCATTCGTCAGCGTATGGCGCGTACGTCGGATAAACAGCAGTCAATCCGTTTCCTTGAACGCCTGTGCGAGCGAGACAGGGCCGCAGTGGTGTGCGATCTGATGTTTGGCCTGCCGGAACAAACGCCGGAAATCTGGCGCGAAGATCTAGCCATCGTCAGCGATTTACCATTAGACGGCGTCGATCTGTATGCGCTCAATCTGTTACCGACAACGCCGCTGGCGAAAGCCGCCGAAAATCAGCGAGTGGCATTGCCTGATGTGGTTGCGCGACGTGATTTCTATCGGACTGGCGCAGCGTTTCTGGCTGACGCTGGCTGGCATCAGCTCAGCAATAGCCACTGGGCGCGCACTACGCGTGAACGCAATCTGTACAACCTGCTGATTAAACAAGGCGCGGACTGTCTGGCAATGGGGAGCGGGGCGGGCGGCAATATCAACGGGCAAGCCTACATGATGGAACGCAGTCTGGAACGCTATTACCAGCAGATCGATCAGGGGCAAAAACCGATCATGATGATGACGCCAGCCAGTCCGACCGGGCCGTGGCAGCATCAGCTTCAGGCGGGGATTGAAGTGGGCCGCATCAAACTGCCTCAGTTGACCCAACATGCCCGTGAGCTTCAGCCGTTACTTAGCCAGTGGCATCAGGCCGGGCTGACCTGTGACGATTCTACCTGTCTGCGCCTGACCAACGATGGTCGCTTCTGGGCAAACAACCTGATGCAGGCATTACAACAAATTATCCCTCAGCTTAATGCCGAAGAGCATGCGCACTAACCGGAGACGCAACCATGACCATGACACTGAATGAATTACTGGCAACCAACCCTGATGGCACATTGGAAGAGATTGCCGGAAAGTACAATACCTCGCTGTTTGCCGTCGTTGAGGCTTTGCCTGCGGCGCAGCGTACGCTGGCGACGGGCGATCGTTTCGATCAGGTGTGGGACACAATAGCGACCTGGGGTGAAGTGACGCTCATTAGCCATACGGCGGACGCAATTCTGGAATTCAAGAGTGAACTGCCAACCGGTACGCATCGCCACGGTTACTTTAATTTGCGCGGCAAAAATGGCCTGAGTGGACACATCCGCGCGACGAGCTGTCAGCATATTGCGTTTATCGAGCGTAAGTTCATGGGGATGGACACCGCGTCCGTGGTGTTCTTTAATGCCAGCGGTGCGGCGATGTTTAAAATCTTCCTTGGACGAGACAGCCACCGCCAATTGCTGAGCGCTCAGGTTGAGGCGTTCCGCACGTTGGCGAGTGAATTACAACCGGAGCAGGTATGACGTGGTTACTTTTCGGCGCGGGCAATGGGGTCGGCGCCTGTTTATTAGAGCGTGCTATTGAGTGCGAGCAGGCGGTCGTACTCGTCTTGCGCAATCCTGAACAGGCTAAACACTGGCGTGAGCAGGAGATGACGGTAGTGGAAGGCGATGCCTGCGATCCAGAAACGGTCGCAGAAGCCTGTCGTGTGGCTGGCCCTTCTGCCATTGTGGTATCGACAATGGGCGGTGGTACGGTAAATTATCAGGGGCACCGGACGGTGATCGATGGCGCAGAACAGGCGGGCATCAAACGTATGCTGCTGGTGACGTCGCTGGGCTGTGGTGATAGCTGGCCGCTGCTGTCGCCACGCGCCAGAGCCGCGTTTGGCTTCGCGGTACGTGAGAAGTCTCTGGCAGAAAGCTGGTTGCAAAGCAGTTCGTTGGATCATTGTATTGTGCGTCCCGGCGGTCTGCTGGACGTGGTGGCGACGCACAATGCGCAACTGACGCAAGGCGCGGCGACGTTGGGACTGGTGTCCCGCTGGGATGTGGCGCTGGCGGTTGATCAACTGCTGCAACAGCCTGTGTTTGGCAATCAGATCTATAATCTGATTGATCCCGATCTCACCATGCCTGCCATTCCGTAATCCCTACTGCGCCGTAATCTAATGCTGTCGGGATACTTTCTCCCGGCAGCAGACAAACTGTTATAGTCAATCTGTCGAAAACTGTATCTGTTATCTCTTATATGGCTATGTTCTAATCGACGCCAGCAGTGTTGTATTCCTTAAGCATGATGGTGACGACGATGGACGAAGTAAAACGCCTTCTTACCGAAGAGATCGAACGCATTAACCGGGAAGAAAAACGCGACAATAAAATACGTTTCAGCCGTAAATTCATGCAGTCTCACCCTTATTTGTTTGCCGCGATGCTGGTGAGCTACGTGCCGGTCGCGCTCATCCTCTTTTATGCCTCTTATTTTGGTTTACCGTATCTGATCGGTTTTACCGTTTTCCTGCTGGTGATGACGCTGGCACTTTCGATGGATATTAATCCAACCTATCGCTTTGAAGACATTGATACCCTGGATTTACGTGTGTGCTATAACGGCGAGTGGTTTACGATCCGCCACGTATCGCAGGACACGCTGGATCAGCTGCTACGCAATGAGCAAGTGCCGCCCGCGGTGAAAGCGGGAATAGAGAAAATTCAGCGGACGAAAGGCGACGTAGATTTTTATGACGTTTTCTCTCTGGCCTATCGTCAACAGCCTTCTGCCTGAACGATATAAAACAGCTTTCCTGATATACCCTAAATAATTTGAGTTTCAGGGCAAAACGTTAACGTTTTGAACAACGCGAAGCGTTAGTCTTTTAGGGCGAGGCATACACAAGTGTGCCGAGCCGCGTAGCCAACGCATAGGCAACTTGAAGTATGACGGGTATAAAATTTCGGCTATTTATATTCCCTCTATTTATCATCACAATAAGAAACTTTTATTATTCCTTTTTTTCTTGCGGATCGCTTATCCGACAAAGGTAAATCCTTACCAAACCAAATGTTATAGAAATTTTATTTTCTTATTAAGAAAGTGCAATATGATTGTGACCCTTTAAAAAGCATCTACGCTATTAAGTGGGGTGGAAACGATATATCCAGCATATTTATGCGGTTTCTCGACCCACATTCTCGCTTTTCTAAAACACTAACGTAATGCATTCCTTTCTCCATCATCGTGTTAGATGTGGGGTAAATGATGTGAAGATAAGGTTTGCTCGTATTGATGGAATTTTCTATGGCAAAACCACTTGTGTCCAGGTTGCAGGGTATCTGGCTGCTGATCTTGGGGTTAATCGTAACGGCGATAGGCGCTTTCTTCGCCTATTATGGCGCCAAACTGATTGGTTTGGGGGGGAGCGCCTATTTTCTGGTCTCCGGTTTAGTACTGCTGATTTCCGGGGTACTTCTCTGGCGTAAAAGCGTCTTAGGCGCTTATTTGTACGGTGCCGTTTTGTTAGGAACCGTTATTTGGGCATTGTGGGATGTAGGTCTGGATTTTTGGCCTCTGGTATCGCGTTTGCTTACGCTGGCAGGGATCGCCATTCTGGTTGCACTGTCATTGCCTCTCTTGCGTAATTCAGCGGGCAAGCAGACGAGTTGGCGCACCGCAGGGCTTTCTGCGGGCGTGCTGGCACTGGCCTTTGTTGCCACAGTTGGCGGGATGTTTGTTCCCCATGCGCCAGTACCGTCTTCCGGTGCTCAACTGCCGCTCGTCCCTGTGAAACCGGGTGAAGAGCAGCGTGACTGGAGCAATTACGGTAACACTTCTGGTGCGTCGCGTTTTGTCGCCTTGGATCAGGTCACGCGTGATAACGTGAAAGATCTCCAGGTCGCGTGGACGTATCGTACTGGTGATGTGCCGCAAAGTCCGGGCGGTGGCGGTGCTGAAGATCAGCAGACTCCGCTGCAAGTGGGTAACCGTTTATTCCTGTGTACGCCGCATAACAACATCATTGCTGTGGATGCCACAAGTGGCGAACAGCTGTGGAAAACGG is drawn from Pectobacterium aroidearum and contains these coding sequences:
- the hutW gene encoding heme anaerobic degradation radical SAM methyltransferase ChuW/HutW, which produces MNIDLTPYYAEPGEQPFSARRMAMPWRNHVPLSPEQIPAGWQALKQQIVPARKRLLYLHIPFCATHCTFCGFYQNKLRDDSTATYTRYLLQELAMEADSPLHQSAPIHAVYFGGGTPTALAADELSQIIRAIRTSLPLAPDCEITVEGRAMDFDDERIDACLDAGANRFSIGIQTFDTRIRQRMARTSDKQQSIRFLERLCERDRAAVVCDLMFGLPEQTPEIWREDLAIVSDLPLDGVDLYALNLLPTTPLAKAAENQRVALPDVVARRDFYRTGAAFLADAGWHQLSNSHWARTTRERNLYNLLIKQGADCLAMGSGAGGNINGQAYMMERSLERYYQQIDQGQKPIMMMTPASPTGPWQHQLQAGIEVGRIKLPQLTQHARELQPLLSQWHQAGLTCDDSTCLRLTNDGRFWANNLMQALQQIIPQLNAEEHAH
- the hutX gene encoding heme utilization cystosolic carrier protein HutX, with amino-acid sequence MTMTLNELLATNPDGTLEEIAGKYNTSLFAVVEALPAAQRTLATGDRFDQVWDTIATWGEVTLISHTADAILEFKSELPTGTHRHGYFNLRGKNGLSGHIRATSCQHIAFIERKFMGMDTASVVFFNASGAAMFKIFLGRDSHRQLLSAQVEAFRTLASELQPEQV
- a CDS encoding NAD(P)H-binding protein, with product MTWLLFGAGNGVGACLLERAIECEQAVVLVLRNPEQAKHWREQEMTVVEGDACDPETVAEACRVAGPSAIVVSTMGGGTVNYQGHRTVIDGAEQAGIKRMLLVTSLGCGDSWPLLSPRARAAFGFAVREKSLAESWLQSSSLDHCIVRPGGLLDVVATHNAQLTQGAATLGLVSRWDVALAVDQLLQQPVFGNQIYNLIDPDLTMPAIP
- a CDS encoding YlaC family protein — translated: MDEVKRLLTEEIERINREEKRDNKIRFSRKFMQSHPYLFAAMLVSYVPVALILFYASYFGLPYLIGFTVFLLVMTLALSMDINPTYRFEDIDTLDLRVCYNGEWFTIRHVSQDTLDQLLRNEQVPPAVKAGIEKIQRTKGDVDFYDVFSLAYRQQPSA